A window from Acidimicrobiales bacterium encodes these proteins:
- the dusB gene encoding tRNA dihydrouridine synthase DusB — MPPSVTSAPARLRTALAIGPIALDVPVVLAPMAGITNRAFRRLCREFGGGLFVSEMVNARGLVEGGEKSWQLAAFDPDESPRSIQLYGTDPRIVAEAVRRLVGDGHVDHVDLNFGCPAPKVTRHGGGAALPARPRLFAAVVAAAVEAAGPVPVTVKMRTGLDDGRLTFLGAGRAAVDVGAAAVALHARTAEQRYSGRARWAAIGELVDVVDGDAPVLGNGDIWVASDAPAMMASTGCDGVVVGRACLGRPWFFAELAAVFAGEAPAPPPDLGGVVEVACRHARLLAEAVGAERAVPQMRKHLGWYLTGFPVGGDVRRALMADMGLDELESRLRALDPTLRQLPGADGLPRGTQAGLHPVVVPDGWLDGASAEAPDAAADAAVSGG; from the coding sequence ATGCCCCCCTCCGTCACCTCGGCGCCCGCCCGGCTCCGCACTGCCCTGGCCATCGGTCCGATCGCGCTCGACGTGCCGGTCGTACTCGCGCCCATGGCGGGCATCACCAACCGGGCGTTCCGCCGGTTGTGCCGGGAGTTCGGGGGAGGGCTGTTCGTGAGCGAGATGGTCAACGCCCGGGGCCTCGTCGAGGGCGGCGAGAAGTCGTGGCAGCTGGCGGCCTTCGACCCGGACGAGTCGCCCCGGTCGATCCAGCTGTACGGCACCGATCCCCGCATCGTCGCGGAGGCCGTGCGCCGGCTGGTGGGCGACGGCCACGTCGACCACGTCGACCTCAACTTCGGGTGCCCGGCGCCGAAGGTCACCCGCCACGGGGGTGGGGCGGCGTTGCCGGCCCGTCCGCGCCTGTTCGCCGCCGTGGTCGCCGCCGCCGTGGAGGCAGCCGGTCCGGTGCCGGTCACGGTGAAGATGCGCACGGGGCTCGACGACGGCCGGTTGACGTTCCTCGGCGCAGGTCGCGCCGCGGTCGACGTGGGCGCGGCGGCCGTGGCGCTGCACGCCCGCACCGCCGAGCAGCGCTACTCGGGCCGGGCCCGGTGGGCGGCGATCGGCGAGCTGGTCGACGTGGTGGACGGCGACGCCCCCGTGCTCGGCAACGGCGACATCTGGGTGGCGTCCGACGCACCGGCGATGATGGCCTCGACCGGGTGCGACGGCGTCGTGGTGGGTCGCGCCTGCCTGGGTCGCCCGTGGTTCTTCGCCGAGTTGGCCGCCGTCTTCGCCGGCGAGGCCCCGGCGCCGCCTCCCGACCTCGGCGGCGTCGTCGAGGTGGCCTGCCGCCACGCCCGGCTGCTGGCCGAGGCCGTCGGCGCCGAGCGCGCCGTGCCCCAGATGCGCAAGCACCTCGGGTGGTACCTCACGGGCTTCCCGGTGGGCGGCGACGTGCGACGGGCGCTCATGGCCGACATGGGCCTCGACGAGCTCGAGTCCCGCCTGCGGGCCCTCGACCCCACGCTGCGCCAGCTCCCTGGGGCCGACGGTCTCCCCCGGGGCACGCAGGCCGGGCTCCACCCGGTGGTCGTGCCCGACGGGTGGCTGGACGGCGCCAGTGCCGAGGCCCCCGACGCCGCCGCCGACGCGGCGGTCAGCGGTGGCTGA
- a CDS encoding Maf family protein: MADPSTPASHPPEAAPTRLVLASGSPRRREMLEEIGVVFDVRPSDVDEAPLAGEDGPTYVARLAAEKALVAARPDAVVLAADTTVDLDGDLLGKPADRDEALGLLHRLSGSTHHVHTGVAVAWFEGEDATGPSVLTGVATTQVSIAELPAAWMDWWVSGPEPYDKAGGYALQGSGGVFVTSIHGSPSNVVGLPLDLAARLLAESGHDLLSFLPPG, from the coding sequence GTGGCTGACCCCTCGACACCGGCGAGCCACCCGCCGGAGGCGGCGCCGACCCGGCTCGTGCTGGCCTCGGGCTCCCCGCGGCGCCGGGAGATGCTCGAGGAGATCGGCGTCGTCTTCGACGTCCGACCGTCCGACGTCGACGAAGCACCCCTCGCCGGCGAGGACGGCCCGACGTACGTGGCCCGGCTCGCCGCCGAGAAGGCCCTGGTCGCCGCCCGTCCGGACGCGGTGGTGCTCGCCGCCGACACGACCGTCGACCTCGACGGCGACCTGCTCGGCAAGCCCGCCGACCGGGACGAGGCGCTCGGGCTGTTGCACCGGCTCTCGGGGAGCACGCACCACGTGCACACCGGCGTGGCGGTGGCCTGGTTCGAGGGCGAGGACGCGACGGGCCCGAGCGTGCTCACCGGTGTGGCCACGACCCAGGTGAGCATCGCCGAGCTCCCTGCGGCATGGATGGACTGGTGGGTGTCCGGGCCCGAGCCCTACGACAAGGCCGGCGGCTACGCCCTCCAGGGATCCGGGGGCGTGTTCGTCACGTCGATCCACGGCAGCCCGAGCAACGTCGTGGGCCTCCCGCTCGACCTCGCCGCCCGGCTGCTCGCCGAGTCCGGCCACGACCTGTTGTCGTTCCTGCCCCCGGGCTGA
- a CDS encoding VOC family protein codes for MTAVPEHPVTPVSPVTGFSHVQLRVADVAASQAWYTTVLGMEVLVELPDTVALRQRAARLVVVLSPAGALDLSTSPLDHLAFAVPDGPSLEAWADHLTVCGIRHDGVVLELGKPSLPLLDPDGNAVELVAPAPR; via the coding sequence ATGACCGCCGTCCCCGAGCACCCGGTCACCCCCGTCAGCCCGGTCACCGGGTTCTCGCACGTCCAGCTGCGCGTCGCCGACGTGGCGGCGTCGCAGGCGTGGTACACGACCGTGCTCGGGATGGAGGTGCTCGTCGAGCTGCCCGACACCGTCGCCCTGCGCCAGCGGGCCGCCCGGTTGGTGGTGGTCCTCTCCCCGGCGGGGGCGCTCGATCTCTCGACCTCGCCGCTCGACCACCTTGCGTTCGCCGTGCCCGACGGGCCGTCGCTCGAGGCGTGGGCCGACCACCTCACCGTGTGCGGCATCCGCCACGACGGCGTCGTGCTCGAGCTCGGCAAGCCGTCGTTGCCGCTCCTCGACCCCGACGGCAACGCCGTCGAGCTGGTCGCTCCCGCGCCGCGCTGA
- the purH gene encoding bifunctional phosphoribosylaminoimidazolecarboxamide formyltransferase/IMP cyclohydrolase: MRALLSVYDKSGVVDLARGLHDLGWDLVSSGGTARAIAEAGVPVTDVAELTGVPAILGHRVVTLHPKVHGGILADPTDASHRADMAEYGIEPIDLVVANLYPFSAEPSIELIDIGGPAMVRAAAKNHAFVGIVTDPDRYGEVLGELRDAGTLSAETRVALARDAFAHTAAYDAEIVAWFDAGRPGPDDAPGDAPDELPSTLTLTLDRAQVLRYGENPHQVGARYTTRGEQGWWAGATQHGGKDMSYLNVYDTEAAWQLVHALGEGPAAVVIKHANPCGVAVADDIATAYTRAHECDPVSAFGGIVAVNRAVTLAMAEALAPVFTEVVVAPAFEPEALARLQEKKNLRILTAGSPAVPELSLRPVDGGYLVQTADHVTVDRSRWQVVTARRPTDAEWADLDLAWRVVAKVTSNAIVLVKDGAAVGIGCGQQNRRDAGRLAGEKAAGRAVGGVYASDAFFPFPDGLDGAIEAGATCVVQPGGSIRDDEVVAAADEHGLAMVVTGERHFRH; this comes from the coding sequence GTGAGGGCCCTTCTGTCCGTGTACGACAAGTCCGGTGTGGTCGACCTGGCCCGGGGGTTGCACGACCTCGGGTGGGACCTCGTGTCGAGCGGCGGCACCGCCCGGGCGATCGCCGAGGCGGGCGTGCCCGTCACCGACGTCGCCGAGCTCACCGGTGTGCCGGCCATCCTCGGCCACCGGGTGGTGACCCTGCACCCCAAGGTGCACGGCGGCATCCTGGCCGACCCGACCGACGCCAGCCATCGCGCCGACATGGCCGAGTACGGCATCGAGCCCATCGACCTCGTCGTGGCCAACCTCTACCCGTTCTCGGCCGAGCCCTCCATCGAGCTGATCGACATCGGCGGCCCGGCCATGGTGCGCGCCGCGGCCAAGAACCACGCCTTCGTGGGGATCGTCACCGACCCCGACCGCTACGGCGAGGTGCTCGGCGAGCTCCGTGACGCGGGCACGCTGTCCGCCGAGACCCGGGTGGCCCTGGCCCGTGACGCGTTCGCCCACACCGCGGCCTACGACGCCGAGATCGTGGCGTGGTTCGACGCCGGCCGCCCGGGGCCCGACGACGCCCCGGGCGACGCGCCGGACGAGCTGCCGTCCACCCTCACCCTCACCCTCGACCGGGCCCAGGTGCTGCGCTACGGGGAGAACCCCCACCAGGTCGGGGCCCGGTACACCACCCGCGGTGAGCAGGGCTGGTGGGCCGGCGCCACCCAGCACGGCGGCAAAGACATGAGCTACCTCAACGTCTACGACACCGAGGCGGCGTGGCAGCTCGTCCACGCCCTCGGCGAGGGGCCGGCTGCGGTGGTCATCAAGCACGCCAACCCCTGCGGCGTCGCCGTGGCCGACGACATCGCGACGGCCTACACCCGGGCCCACGAGTGCGACCCGGTGTCGGCCTTCGGGGGCATCGTCGCCGTGAACCGTGCGGTCACCCTCGCGATGGCCGAGGCGCTCGCCCCGGTGTTCACCGAGGTGGTCGTGGCCCCGGCCTTCGAGCCCGAGGCCCTGGCCCGACTGCAGGAGAAGAAGAACCTGCGCATCCTCACCGCCGGGTCGCCCGCGGTGCCCGAGCTGTCGCTGCGCCCGGTGGACGGCGGGTACCTGGTGCAGACCGCCGACCACGTCACGGTCGACCGCTCCCGTTGGCAGGTCGTCACCGCCCGCCGGCCCACCGACGCCGAGTGGGCCGACCTCGACCTCGCCTGGCGGGTCGTCGCCAAGGTGACCTCGAACGCCATCGTCCTCGTGAAGGACGGCGCCGCCGTCGGGATCGGCTGCGGCCAGCAGAACCGCCGTGACGCCGGCCGCCTCGCCGGCGAGAAGGCCGCCGGGCGGGCGGTCGGCGGGGTGTACGCGTCCGACGCCTTCTTCCCCTTTCCCGACGGCCTCGACGGCGCCATCGAGGCCGGGGCCACCTGCGTGGTGCAGCCGGGCGGGTCGATCCGCGACGACGAGGTCGTGGCCGCGGCCGACGAGCACGGCCTGGCCATGGTCGTCACCGGTGAGCGCCACTTCCGCCACTGA
- the purN gene encoding phosphoribosylglycinamide formyltransferase — MRLAVLASGSGTILDAILSAGIAVAVAVVDRPCGAQDVASSHGVSCEIVERTSYGRDFDRDGYTAELVGVLRGWDVDLVAMAGFGTILGRGMFEAFPERIVNTHPALLPAFPGWHAVDDALAFGVKVTGCTVHVATEEVDAGPILAQEAVPVLPDDTVETLHERIKGVERRLYVQTISEILERGSVR, encoded by the coding sequence ATGCGACTGGCTGTGCTGGCATCGGGGAGCGGGACGATCCTCGATGCCATCCTGTCCGCCGGGATCGCCGTGGCGGTGGCCGTCGTCGACCGACCGTGCGGCGCGCAGGACGTGGCCTCGAGCCATGGCGTCAGCTGCGAGATCGTCGAGCGCACGAGCTACGGCCGTGACTTCGACCGCGACGGCTACACCGCCGAGCTCGTCGGGGTGCTGCGGGGCTGGGACGTCGACCTGGTGGCCATGGCCGGCTTCGGCACCATTCTCGGCCGGGGGATGTTCGAGGCGTTCCCCGAGCGGATCGTGAACACCCACCCGGCCCTGCTACCGGCCTTCCCCGGCTGGCACGCCGTCGACGACGCCCTCGCCTTCGGGGTCAAGGTCACCGGCTGCACCGTCCACGTCGCCACCGAGGAGGTCGACGCCGGCCCGATCCTCGCCCAGGAGGCCGTCCCCGTCCTCCCCGACGACACGGTCGAGACGCTCCACGAGCGCATCAAGGGCGTCGAGCGGCGCCTGTACGTCCAGACGATCTCCGAGATCCTCGAGAGGGGGAGTGTCCGGTGA